The following proteins are encoded in a genomic region of alpha proteobacterium U9-1i:
- a CDS encoding methylsuccinyl-CoA dehydrogenase yields MSAELVSKLQAVADAAGAYSASARSAVKARVSNGGKLDRAAIDREQHLVHGLAWVATYAETLREVADWARALSEKGALSDTDQSLAKLVASEYAAQLAGGLPMTQVESIRPADFGIDAPPVLLTISQDEKSRLAVALREARGRATLENTNLDEDFEMIRDQFRRFADAEVVPFAHGWHLNDELIPIEILEHMGELGVFGLTIPEEFGGSGLGKTAMCVVSEELSRGYIGVGSLGTRSEIAAELILTGGTPAQKQHWLPKIASAEILPTAVFTEPNTGSDLASLKTRAAKHGETYVVTGNKTWITHAARADMMTLLVRTDPQSTDHRGLSMLLAEKPRGEGDTPFPAKGMSGGEIEVLGYRGMKEYEIGFDGFEVPAANLLGGEEGQGFKQLMATFESARIQTAARAVGVAQCALELGLAYALDRKQFAQEIFNFPRVSNKLVMMAAELMAARQITYFAARRKDSGKRCDLEAGMAKLLAARVAWAAADNALQIHGGNGFALEYPISRVLCDARILNIFEGAGEIQAQVIGRRLLEEGAN; encoded by the coding sequence ATGTCGGCAGAGCTGGTTTCCAAGCTTCAGGCGGTCGCGGACGCGGCTGGCGCCTATTCGGCGTCCGCCCGGTCGGCGGTGAAGGCGCGTGTCTCGAACGGTGGCAAGCTCGACCGCGCCGCCATCGACCGCGAACAGCACTTGGTTCACGGCCTCGCCTGGGTCGCCACCTACGCTGAGACGCTGCGCGAGGTCGCCGATTGGGCGCGGGCATTGAGCGAGAAGGGCGCCCTCAGCGACACCGACCAATCGCTGGCGAAGCTCGTCGCGTCCGAATACGCCGCGCAACTCGCCGGCGGCCTGCCGATGACGCAAGTCGAGAGCATTCGTCCGGCGGATTTCGGAATCGATGCGCCCCCGGTGCTGCTCACGATCAGCCAAGACGAAAAATCCCGTCTCGCTGTGGCGCTGCGCGAAGCGCGCGGTCGCGCGACTTTGGAGAACACCAATCTCGACGAAGACTTCGAGATGATCCGCGATCAATTCCGCAGATTCGCCGATGCTGAAGTCGTGCCGTTCGCGCACGGCTGGCACTTGAACGACGAACTGATCCCGATCGAAATCCTGGAACACATGGGCGAGCTAGGTGTGTTCGGCCTCACCATCCCGGAAGAATTCGGCGGCTCGGGCCTCGGCAAGACGGCGATGTGCGTCGTCTCGGAGGAACTCTCGCGCGGCTATATCGGCGTCGGCTCCCTCGGCACCCGCTCGGAGATCGCCGCGGAACTCATCCTCACCGGCGGCACGCCGGCGCAGAAGCAGCACTGGTTGCCAAAAATCGCCAGCGCCGAAATTCTGCCGACGGCGGTGTTCACCGAACCGAACACCGGCTCCGATCTCGCCAGCCTCAAAACCCGCGCCGCCAAACACGGCGAGACCTACGTTGTCACCGGCAATAAAACCTGGATCACCCACGCGGCCCGCGCAGACATGATGACTTTGCTTGTCCGCACCGATCCGCAAAGCACCGACCATCGCGGTCTTTCGATGCTGCTCGCGGAAAAGCCGCGCGGCGAGGGCGATACGCCGTTTCCCGCCAAAGGCATGTCGGGCGGCGAGATCGAGGTGCTCGGCTATCGCGGCATGAAAGAATACGAGATCGGCTTCGACGGTTTCGAGGTCCCCGCCGCGAACCTGCTCGGCGGTGAAGAGGGGCAGGGCTTCAAGCAATTGATGGCCACGTTCGAAAGCGCCCGCATCCAAACCGCCGCGCGCGCCGTCGGCGTTGCGCAGTGCGCGCTTGAACTGGGTCTGGCGTACGCGCTCGATCGCAAGCAGTTCGCGCAGGAGATTTTCAATTTCCCGCGCGTGTCGAACAAGCTCGTGATGATGGCCGCCGAGTTGATGGCCGCGCGCCAGATCACCTATTTTGCCGCGCGCCGGAAGGATAGCGGCAAACGCTGCGATCTCGAAGCCGGCATGGCGAAACTGCTCGCCGCGCGCGTCGCGTGGGCGGCCGCCGACAACGCACTGCAAATCCACGGCGGCAACGGCTTCGCGCTCGAATACCCCATCAGCCGCGTGCTTTGCGACGCCCGCATCCTCAACATCTTCGAAGGCGCCGGCGAAATTCAAGCACAAGTGATCGGCCGCCGCTTGCTGGAAGAGGGCGCGAACTAA
- a CDS encoding integral membrane protein, protein MGFLNGFSGPLLSVLRIVSALLFMAHGTAKLFQFPATEMFASPPPVGDLMWIAGVLEAGGGALLLIGLFTRPVAFVLSGMMAVAYWMAHAPQSIYPIQNQGDAAILFCFVFLYIAAAGGGPYGVDAMLAKKK, encoded by the coding sequence ATGGGTTTTCTGAATGGGTTTTCCGGGCCGCTGCTGAGTGTGCTGCGGATCGTATCGGCACTGCTGTTCATGGCGCATGGCACAGCCAAATTGTTCCAGTTTCCTGCGACTGAAATGTTCGCCTCACCGCCCCCGGTCGGTGATCTCATGTGGATTGCCGGCGTGCTGGAGGCCGGTGGCGGCGCGTTGTTGCTGATCGGCCTGTTCACGCGCCCGGTCGCGTTCGTGCTGTCGGGCATGATGGCGGTGGCTTATTGGATGGCGCACGCGCCGCAGAGCATCTACCCGATCCAGAACCAAGGCGACGCGGCGATTCTGTTCTGCTTCGTGTTTCTTTACATCGCGGCGGCGGGCGGCGGGCCCTATGGCGTAGACGCGATGCTTGCCAAGAAAAAATAG
- a CDS encoding recombination protein RecR: MLTSVLMRSKTAIAAPEIEALISLLAKVPGLGPRSARRAALQLLKKKDALMLPLASALSEAAEKVKACSNCGALDAADPCALCTAYDRDDGLICVVAEVGDVWALERAGAFKGRYHVLGGVLSALDGVRPEDLRIAKLVERASAPGVREVILALAATVDGQTTSHYLTERLQPLGLSVSRLSHGVPVGGELDLLDDGTLFAALQSRRPT, encoded by the coding sequence GTGCTTACATCCGTCCTGATGCGTTCAAAAACCGCCATTGCCGCGCCGGAAATCGAAGCGTTGATTTCGCTGTTGGCGAAAGTTCCAGGGCTTGGGCCGCGCTCGGCGCGGCGCGCGGCGTTGCAGCTTCTGAAGAAGAAGGACGCGCTGATGCTGCCGCTGGCGAGCGCATTGAGCGAAGCGGCGGAGAAGGTGAAAGCCTGCTCCAATTGCGGCGCGCTCGATGCGGCCGATCCGTGCGCGCTTTGCACGGCCTATGATCGCGACGACGGCTTGATCTGCGTGGTGGCGGAGGTGGGCGATGTTTGGGCGTTGGAGCGCGCGGGCGCGTTCAAGGGGCGCTATCACGTGCTCGGCGGCGTGCTCTCGGCCCTCGACGGCGTACGGCCGGAGGATCTGCGCATCGCCAAATTGGTGGAGCGCGCGAGCGCGCCTGGCGTGCGGGAGGTGATCTTAGCTTTGGCGGCGACTGTGGATGGGCAAACCACATCGCATTATCTCACAGAGCGCTTGCAACCTTTAGGTTTGAGCGTGAGCCGGCTTTCGCATGGCGTGCCTGTGGGCGGCGAGCTTGATCTGCTGGATGACGGAACCCTCTTTGCTGCATTGCAAAGCCGCCGGCCGACCTAG
- a CDS encoding peptide methionine sulfoxide reductase MsrB has translation MKPLPLIIAGTVAALVAGAALFLSQPRDASANAESRFEALRTYVMDFGGTERAFDNEYWDHHEPGIYVEARTGEPLFASTDKFDSGSGWPSFTRPIDVSAVAAREDSSAGMTRVEIRSKQGDAHLGHVFNDGPRERGGQRYCINSCAIRFIPRAEMEAQGYGAYTHLIDNPQPAPAS, from the coding sequence ATGAAGCCCCTGCCCTTGATCATTGCTGGAACCGTTGCGGCGCTTGTAGCCGGGGCGGCGTTGTTCCTCTCCCAGCCACGGGACGCCTCCGCCAATGCCGAGAGCCGGTTTGAGGCGCTGCGCACATACGTGATGGATTTCGGCGGCACTGAGCGCGCGTTCGACAATGAATATTGGGATCACCACGAGCCTGGCATTTATGTCGAGGCGCGCACTGGCGAGCCGTTGTTCGCGTCCACCGACAAGTTCGATTCCGGCTCCGGCTGGCCCAGCTTCACGCGGCCGATCGATGTCAGCGCTGTGGCGGCGCGCGAGGACAGCAGCGCCGGCATGACGCGGGTGGAAATCCGCTCCAAGCAGGGCGACGCCCATCTTGGGCATGTGTTCAACGACGGACCGCGCGAGCGCGGCGGCCAGCGTTATTGCATCAATTCGTGCGCGATACGGTTTATCCCGCGCGCGGAGATGGAAGCGCAAGGTTACGGCGCCTATACGCACCTGATCGACAATCCCCAACCCGCGCCTGCATCCTGA
- a CDS encoding peptide methionine sulfoxide reductase MsrA codes for MIRFILAFFALVAATIAPAAAQPAQLPTRQEAVFAGGCFWCMESDMGAIPGVISVMSGYTGGTLRNPAYEDVLTERTGHYEAVRVVFDPSVITYRQLVDRYWRLIDPTDNGGQFCDRGPSYRAAIFVTPAQRPDATASRDAVIASNRVRGRVVTAILPLARFYEAEEYHRNYARRNPERYAAYRAGCGRTARLRQVWGG; via the coding sequence ATGATCCGCTTCATCCTCGCGTTCTTCGCCCTTGTTGCGGCCACAATTGCGCCCGCCGCCGCCCAGCCGGCGCAGCTCCCCACGCGTCAGGAAGCCGTATTCGCTGGCGGTTGCTTCTGGTGCATGGAATCCGACATGGGCGCGATTCCCGGCGTGATCAGCGTCATGAGCGGCTACACCGGCGGTACGCTCCGCAATCCGGCTTATGAGGACGTGCTCACCGAACGCACCGGCCATTACGAAGCCGTGCGCGTCGTGTTCGATCCGAGCGTGATCACCTACCGTCAATTGGTGGATCGCTACTGGCGCTTGATCGACCCTACCGACAATGGCGGCCAATTCTGTGACCGCGGCCCGTCCTACCGCGCCGCTATTTTTGTCACCCCGGCGCAGCGCCCAGACGCCACCGCCAGCCGCGATGCGGTGATCGCGTCAAACCGCGTGCGCGGGCGTGTGGTGACCGCGATCCTGCCTCTCGCGCGCTTCTATGAAGCGGAAGAGTACCACCGCAATTATGCGCGACGGAATCCGGAACGCTACGCCGCCTATCGCGCCGGCTGTGGGCGCACCGCGCGGCTGCGGCAAGTGTGGGGCGGCTAG
- a CDS encoding secreted alkaline phosphatase codes for MSEQTTRRSLLAQAAALGAALAFGQSCAHTPSGPRTERRDLYPQGVASGDPAPDSVILWTRREPDAGASAHRLMVEVASDEAFANITARGDVEVSAATDWTCRFLAAGLRPAREYWYRFVDEAGNTSRVGRTLTAPAANDDRPVRFAFVSCQDVTIGALNAYRRMMYEDARRPRAEQMSFVLHLGDFIYEIVKYPEDGREGRDRGRRLREVFRYPNGKKLRNFHFPVDLGDYRAIYQGYLKDPDLQDARARWPFVCVWDNHEFAWRGFQSQSWLFNDPPEDAQQLKVAASQAWYEYQPARVTKPGAGDVFEAPSVTNGPLGEVDARGLGQNPDNLTAINALKIQRAFRFGKNVDMILTDNRSYMAKPITGEGLPGFDFGATPEMANDILEEGREWPGGAPATIRFGETEVPNPQRNEPPQAYLGIEQMAWFKERLRAAQAPWKIWGHSFGTLSLRVDPQNLPPEFADTWPCTEYGYQNRSWTLEHREIFSMVREEGITGLAICVGDKHSFWAGYPSATLPPRAFEPAGVEFVTGSITAQNAGEVQALTFPRDGRLRPFYVHDRPDGTTQCAYNTMLLHGVRAALVLRDTDDVAQARAARNPENAPHLTFMDQGGYGYSTVRASPDELETEFVCIPPPMERSETEDGGPLRYRVVHRVPRWAPGARPEMRQEIVEGDVGTAI; via the coding sequence ATGAGCGAACAGACAACGCGCAGATCGCTTTTGGCGCAAGCCGCCGCCCTTGGCGCTGCGCTGGCGTTCGGTCAAAGCTGCGCGCACACGCCATCCGGCCCGCGCACCGAACGGCGAGACCTCTACCCGCAAGGCGTGGCGTCGGGCGATCCCGCGCCGGACAGCGTGATCTTGTGGACGCGGCGCGAGCCGGACGCGGGCGCCAGCGCGCACCGCCTGATGGTCGAGGTCGCCAGCGACGAAGCCTTCGCCAACATCACCGCGCGCGGCGACGTGGAGGTGAGCGCCGCCACCGACTGGACGTGCCGTTTCCTCGCGGCAGGCCTCAGGCCCGCGCGCGAATATTGGTACCGCTTCGTCGATGAGGCAGGGAACACCAGCCGCGTGGGCCGCACACTCACCGCGCCAGCAGCCAACGATGATCGCCCCGTGCGCTTTGCGTTCGTCAGCTGCCAGGACGTCACCATCGGCGCACTCAACGCCTACCGGCGCATGATGTACGAGGACGCGCGCCGCCCGCGCGCCGAGCAGATGAGTTTCGTGCTGCACCTTGGCGACTTCATCTATGAGATCGTGAAATATCCCGAAGACGGGCGCGAGGGCAGGGATCGCGGCCGGCGTTTGCGTGAAGTCTTTCGCTATCCAAACGGCAAGAAGCTTCGCAATTTCCATTTCCCGGTCGATCTCGGCGATTATCGCGCGATCTACCAAGGCTATTTGAAGGATCCCGATCTGCAGGATGCGCGCGCGCGCTGGCCGTTCGTGTGCGTGTGGGACAATCACGAATTCGCGTGGCGCGGTTTCCAAAGCCAATCGTGGCTGTTCAACGATCCGCCGGAGGATGCGCAGCAGCTGAAAGTCGCGGCCAGCCAAGCTTGGTACGAGTACCAACCGGCGCGCGTCACTAAGCCCGGCGCTGGCGATGTGTTCGAAGCGCCATCCGTGACCAACGGCCCGCTTGGCGAGGTTGACGCACGCGGCCTCGGCCAGAATCCCGACAACCTCACCGCCATCAACGCGCTGAAGATCCAGCGCGCTTTCCGCTTCGGCAAAAACGTCGACATGATTTTGACGGACAATCGGTCGTACATGGCGAAGCCCATCACCGGCGAGGGTTTGCCCGGCTTCGATTTCGGCGCCACGCCAGAAATGGCCAACGATATCCTTGAAGAAGGACGCGAATGGCCCGGCGGCGCGCCGGCCACAATCCGCTTCGGTGAAACCGAAGTGCCCAACCCGCAACGCAACGAGCCGCCGCAAGCCTATCTCGGCATCGAGCAAATGGCGTGGTTCAAAGAACGCCTACGCGCGGCGCAAGCGCCGTGGAAAATTTGGGGCCATTCCTTCGGCACGCTCTCGCTGCGCGTCGATCCGCAAAATCTGCCGCCCGAATTCGCGGATACGTGGCCGTGCACGGAATACGGCTATCAGAACCGCTCCTGGACGCTCGAGCACCGCGAGATTTTCTCCATGGTTCGCGAAGAGGGCATCACCGGCCTCGCCATTTGCGTTGGCGACAAGCACTCGTTCTGGGCCGGCTACCCAAGCGCGACTCTGCCGCCGCGTGCGTTCGAGCCCGCCGGCGTTGAATTTGTGACGGGTTCAATCACCGCGCAGAATGCGGGCGAAGTGCAGGCGTTGACCTTCCCGCGCGATGGCCGGCTGCGTCCGTTCTATGTGCACGATCGGCCCGATGGCACGACGCAATGCGCCTACAACACCATGTTGCTGCACGGCGTGCGCGCGGCACTCGTGCTGCGCGATACCGACGACGTCGCCCAAGCGCGCGCGGCGCGCAATCCAGAGAACGCGCCGCACCTCACATTCATGGACCAAGGCGGTTACGGCTATTCCACCGTGCGCGCGTCGCCGGATGAATTGGAAACGGAATTCGTCTGCATCCCGCCGCCCATGGAGCGCAGCGAAACCGAAGACGGCGGCCCGCTGCGCTACCGCGTCGTCCACCGCGTCCCACGCTGGGCGCCAGGCGCGCGGCCCGAGATGCGGCAGGAGATCGTGGAAGGGGATGTCGGCACTGCAATCTGA
- a CDS encoding hypothetical protein co-occurring with RecR (FIG000557), which translates to MKDISQIMRQAQAMQAKINEAQKKLEAMEVEGSAGGGMVKVRISGKNAMLGLTIDPSLLKPEEAEIVEDLVKAAHDDARRKLDEAQGEEMKGLSGGLGILPGFKMPF; encoded by the coding sequence ATGAAAGACATCTCCCAGATCATGCGCCAGGCGCAGGCCATGCAGGCCAAGATCAACGAGGCGCAGAAAAAACTGGAAGCCATGGAAGTCGAAGGCTCGGCCGGCGGCGGCATGGTGAAGGTGCGCATTTCAGGCAAGAACGCGATGTTGGGCCTGACCATCGACCCGTCGCTGCTGAAGCCGGAAGAAGCCGAGATCGTCGAAGATCTGGTGAAGGCCGCGCATGACGATGCACGCCGCAAGCTCGACGAAGCGCAGGGCGAAGAGATGAAGGGCTTGAGCGGCGGGCTTGGGATTTTGCCTGGGTTTAAAATGCCGTTTTAG